A portion of the Drosophila innubila isolate TH190305 chromosome 3L unlocalized genomic scaffold, UK_Dinn_1.0 0_D_3L, whole genome shotgun sequence genome contains these proteins:
- the LOC117786541 gene encoding protein tumorous imaginal discs, mitochondrial has product MFRLNLHRLQGYFIGSVRNTLRRRPLQVINVVQHLEKENPAGANCFLWKRLISQYQFRTKKEVYYPDRRSEMRRPGVPPKPMSIMRPQQQYQHRGLPKDYYYKVLGVNKHATVQQIRSAFYALAKRYHPDSTHSEEKLKHFQELSNAYNILTDETKRLEYDQLGGIKDEQAFLEQAGNPMSLDRKFEGTTNPNQDEIKKLTGNEFDLTVSFVEATTGCKKRVDLRYLRKCDSCKGKSQLMANRDVGKEPCRRCNGTGKVTTKTVTFTAVNTCGQCKGKRYINRNDCETCENRGYIVANVEVLVTIPSGSQAGDVITIENPNTKQRVNYHLKVPSSDYFRRVGNDIFTDKYLNISDAILGGNFQVRGLYENVEVRVEAGTQSHTQVVLRNKGVRSRDGVGDHIITLKVRIPRNLSVKQRQLVLALAQAEEPVFECQKNNTMK; this is encoded by the exons ATGTTTCGTTTAAATTTGCATCGCCTTCAAGGTTATTTTATTGGTAGCGTTCGGAACACGCTCAGACGGCGTCCATTACAGGTCATAAATGTAGTGCAACATTTGGAAAAAGAGAATCCAGCTGGTGCCAATTGTTTTCTATGGAAGCGTCTCATAAGTCAATATCAGTTTCGCACCAAGAAGGAAGTCTATTATCCGGATCGCAGATCGGAGATGAGGCGACCGGGAGTGCCGCCAAAACCTATGTCAATTATGAGGCCACAGCAGCAATATCAGCATCGTGGTCTGCCCAAGGATTACTATTACAAGGTGCTGGGCGTGAATAAGCATGCGACCGTACAACAAATACGCAGCGCCTTCTATGCTCTGGCCAAACGTTATCATCCGGACTCCACGCACTCGGAGGAGAAGCTGAAACACTTTCAAGAACTCTCCAATGCCTACAACATTCTGACGGATGAAACAAAACGTTTGGAGTACGATCAACTGGGCGGCATTAAGGATGAGCAGGCATTCCTCGAGCAGGCAGGCAATCCCATGAGCTTGGATAGAAAATTTGAAGGAACAACAAATCCTAACCAAGATG aaattaaaaagttaactGGCAACGAGTTCGACCTGACGGTAAGTTTTGTGGAAGCCACCACGGGTTGCAAGAAGCGAGTGGATCTGCGTTATTTACGCAAGTGCGACAGCTGCAAGGGCAAATCCCAGTTGATGGCCAATCGGGATGTGGGCAAGGAGCCATGTCGACGCTGTAATGGCACCGGAAAGGTCACAACCAAGACGGTCACCTTTACAGCGGTCAACACTTGTGGTCAGTGCAAGGGCAAGCGATATATCAATCGGAACGACTGTGAGACATGCGAGAATCGTGGCTATATAGTGGCCAATGTTGAGGTGCTTGTCACAATCCCATCTGGATCTCAGGCCGGCGATGTCATCACCATTGAGAATCCCAATACAAAGCAACGTGTCAACTATCACCTGAAGGTGCCATCCAGTGATTACTTTCGCCGTGTTGGCAACGACATATTCACGGACAAGTATCTCAACATTTCGGATGCGATTTTAGGTGGCAATTTCCAGGTACGCGGTCTTTACGAGAATGTCGAGGTGCGCGTTGAGGCCGGCACTCAGTCCCACACTCAGGTGGTGCTGCGTAACAAAGGTGTGCGCTCTCGGGATGGTGTCGGCGATCATATTATCACCTTGAAAGTCCGCATTCCCCGCAATCTGTCCGTGAAGCAGCGTCAACTCGTTTTGGCCTTAGCCCAGGCGGAGGAGCCGGTTTTCGAGtgtcaaaaaaataacactatGAAGTAA